A portion of the Pomacea canaliculata isolate SZHN2017 linkage group LG13, ASM307304v1, whole genome shotgun sequence genome contains these proteins:
- the LOC112554180 gene encoding polypeptide N-acetylgalactosaminyltransferase 1-like — protein sequence MRCHLRRAVILVISLTTMLSTILFLGQLEEGRRLRFVLEVSDRIGAHPWTQQRSEPPTVARRITAEEFRRNPLLKTGNPLIDDYGRNSSAPGEMGSPVVLPEEMKANVSEALRMFRVNVLASDVIPLNRKVPDSRVPGCRGKQFARDLPTASVVITVHDEWPSVLQRTLYSVINRSPRHLLMEIILVDDNSTLKGLQQDLDDRIAADFPDGLVHVVRMRQRAGLVRARMAGVRAAKGDVIVILDSHSEVNVEWLEPLLTQIKADQTSVALSLLDYIHAETFAYRSHKLSQVRYGFDWRLVFYETFFRPFSNDASVKPGVVTVGTAFAVDRKYFLKLGGYDEGMDVWGGENLELSWRVWMCGGSMVHVPCSKVGHIARPQPYSFPAGRQHTEMHNYKRAVEVWMNDNHKIFVYSYFPQMKTLDAGNLTERKELKQKLGCSSDFDWFLERVWPELTVFDKNASVWGAVANIALGLCLDTHNNVYYAEKPFFAEPCHGQLNSQGFSLTKDGVLKSGLHCVVVRNDNSGARALLANCFSAPVDKWAYPKVNEHLCHQRSGLCLDLCDKVPCIKNCTADVSQKWTFIQPTSGLQRVG from the exons ATGAGGTGTCACCTCCGTCGCGCTGTCATTCTGGTCATCTCCCTCACCACGATGTTGTCGACCATCTTGTTTCTCGGGCAGCTGGAAGAAGGCAGGCGACTCCGCTTCGTTCTGGAGGTCTCAGACAGGATCGGAGCTCACCCATGGACACAGCAGCGGTCCGAGCCTCCCACAGTCGCACGGAGGATCACGGCCGAGGAATTCCGGCGAAATCCTTTGCTGAAGACAG GCAACCCACTGATCGACGACTATGGCAGGAACAGCTCGGCTCCAGGTGAAATGGGTTCACCTGTTGTTTTGCCAGAGGAAATGAAAGCAAATGTCTCAGAAGCTTTGAGGATGTTTCGGGTAAATGTTCTGGCTAGTGACGTCATTCCCCTGAACCGGAAGGTGCCAGACAGCAGAGTGCCTGG aTGCCGGGGAAAGCAGTTTGCTCGCGACCTCCCGACGGCGTCCGTCGTCATCACTGTCCACGATGAGTGGCCGTCCGTCCTGCAGCGAACGCTGTACAGCGTCATCAACAGGTCGCCGCGCCACCTGCTGATGGAGATCATTCTTGTGGACGACAACAGCACGCTGA AGGGTCTGCAGCAAGACCTGGACGATCGCATTGCCGCAGACTTCCCTGATGGTCTCGTGCACGTCGTCAGGATGAGGCAGCGCGCGGGGCTGGTGCGAGCACGCATGGCTGGCGTTCGTGCGGCCAAGGGGGACGTCATCGTCATCCTCGACAGCCACTCTGAGGTCAACGTCGAGTG GCTGGAACCTCTCCTGACACAAATCAAAGCGGACCAGACGAGTGTAGCGCTGAGCCTGCTGGACTACATCCACGCCGAGACGTTTGCCTACCGCTCCCACAAGCTCTCCCAGGTGCGGTACGGCTTCGACTGGCGTCTGGTGTTTTATGAAACCTTCTTCAGACCCTTCTCCAACGATGCTTCTGTGAAACC GGGCGTGGTGACGGTGGGCACTGCCTTCGCAGTGGAcaggaaatattttctgaagCTGGGCGGATATGACGAAGGAATGGACGTATGGGGAGGAGAGAACCTGGAGCTGTCATGGCGG GTGTGGATGTGTGGGGGGTCAATGGTGCACGTCCCCTGCTCCAAGGTGGGTCACATTGCCCGCCCGCAGCCCTACTCCTTCCCCGCGGGCCGGCAGCACACGGAGATGCACAATTACAAGCGCGCCGTGGAGGTGTGGATGAACGACAATCACAAGATCTTTGTCTACAGCTACTTTCCTCAGATGAAG ACGCTAGATGCTGGAAACCTGACGGAACGAAAggaactgaaacagaagctcggCTGCAGCTCGGACTTCGACTGGTTCCTGGAGCGCGTGTGGCCGGAACTTACCGTCTTCGACAAAAACGCTTCTGTCTGGGGTGCA GTGGCCAATATTGCCCTGGGTCTGTGCCTGGACACTCACAATAACGTGTATTATGCTGAAAAACCATTTTTCGCAGAGCCATGCCACGGACAGCTCAACTCTCAG gGCTTCTCGCTGACCAAGGACGGAGTCTTGAAGTCAGGTCTTCACTGTGTAGTCGTCAGGAACGACAACTCTGGCGCACGCGCACTGTTGGCGAATTGCTTCTCTGCCCCTGTCGACAAGTGGGCGTATCCCAAG GTGAATGAACATTTGTGTCACCAACGTAGTGGTCTCTGCTTAGATTTGTGCGACAAGGTGCCTTGCATCAAGAACTGTACCGCGGATGTCAGCCAGAAGTGGACCTTCATACAACCCACTTCCGGGCTGCAAAGAGTCGGTTGA